The following coding sequences lie in one Leucoraja erinacea ecotype New England chromosome 20, Leri_hhj_1, whole genome shotgun sequence genomic window:
- the LOC129706751 gene encoding hemoglobin subunit beta-like: MVNITHQEAQIIKGIWKDLSKEAITAQALERVFTVYPWTTRLFGSFNHHFKATDTGVKGHASKVVGALETAVAHLDGLDKAFHDLSKKHQTIGVDTQNFKLLGQTFLVELAILLKDGFTPEVHEAAYKFFLAVAGALSSQYH, encoded by the exons ATGGTGAACATAACACATCAAGAAGCCCAGATCATTAAGGGCATCTGGAAGGACTTAAGCAAGGAAGCGATAACTGCCCAAGCCCTAGAAAG GGTGTTCACAGTCTATCCCTGGACGACCAGGCTGTTTGGCAGCTTCAATCATCATTTCAAAGCCACCGACACTGGTGTTAAAGGTCATGCAAGCAAAGTTGTAGGGGCTCTGGAAACGGCAGTTGCTCACCTCGATGGACTGGATAAAGCCTTCCATGATCTCAGCAAGAAACATCAAACCATCGGAGTAGACACTCAAAACTTCAAG CTTCTGGGCCAGACCTTCCTCGTTGAGCTCGCCATTCTGTTAAAAGACGGCTTCACTCCCGAGGTTCATGAAGCTGCATATAAGTTTTTCTTGGCAGTCGCAGGAGCTCTCTCCTCCCAATACCATTAG